Proteins encoded in a region of the Mesoflavibacter profundi genome:
- the ggt gene encoding gamma-glutamyltransferase encodes MKYKLFLIIVFLSFFNCNKDKKLTKEGVISDKAMIVSARTEASKIGVEILKKGGNAFDAMIATDLALAVCYPYAGNIGGGGFMVYRLENGTIGALDYREKAPLAATKQMYLDSLGNVIPNLSTKGGLAVGVPGTVAGLFAVHDKFGSLPIQTIMQPVIDLANRGFVVTKKQQAVLDEKRKDFLEVNKDTILFAKQWKAGDTIKNKQIAQTLVKIMIDGRDAFYEGEIADSIANFIQRNGGIITKEDLAKYEAKWRDPITFAYDDLKIISMSPPSSGGICLAQIMKQIEPYELSEFGHNSLKSIQVITEAERRAYADRSFYLGDPDFVNIPQDQLISESYASNRMKDFSFESATPSTNIKHGDVQVIESDETTHYSIVDQFGNAVAVTTTLNSGYGSKLYSEGLGFFFNNEMDDFSSKPGEPNVYGLIGAEANSILPEKRMLSSMTPTIVEKDGKLYMVVGTPGGSTIITSVMQAIINVHEFDMSMQEAVEAPRFHHQWLPDEIRVEPNAFNEELTNKLEEKGYIINTNRTPVIGKVDAILVKENGQLEGGADPRGDDTAVGF; translated from the coding sequence ATGAAATATAAATTGTTTTTAATAATTGTTTTCCTTTCATTTTTCAATTGTAATAAAGACAAAAAACTAACAAAAGAAGGTGTAATTTCAGATAAAGCCATGATAGTTTCAGCAAGAACTGAAGCTTCAAAAATAGGAGTAGAGATCCTTAAAAAAGGCGGAAATGCTTTTGATGCCATGATAGCAACCGATTTAGCTTTGGCGGTTTGTTATCCGTATGCTGGAAATATTGGTGGCGGCGGATTTATGGTTTACCGACTTGAAAACGGAACTATTGGTGCGTTAGATTATCGTGAAAAAGCACCACTTGCAGCTACAAAACAAATGTATTTGGATAGTTTGGGTAATGTCATCCCAAATTTAAGTACAAAAGGCGGATTGGCAGTTGGCGTACCAGGTACTGTTGCTGGTTTATTTGCAGTACATGACAAGTTTGGAAGTTTACCCATTCAAACCATTATGCAACCTGTGATAGATTTGGCTAATCGTGGTTTTGTGGTCACTAAAAAGCAACAAGCTGTTTTAGATGAAAAACGAAAAGATTTTCTTGAAGTTAATAAAGACACTATTCTGTTTGCTAAACAATGGAAAGCAGGAGATACCATTAAAAATAAACAGATAGCACAAACGTTGGTCAAAATTATGATAGATGGTCGTGATGCTTTTTATGAAGGTGAAATTGCAGATTCTATCGCTAATTTCATCCAAAGAAATGGCGGAATAATCACAAAAGAAGATCTTGCAAAGTATGAAGCCAAATGGCGAGATCCAATAACCTTTGCTTATGATGATTTAAAGATCATTTCTATGTCACCGCCATCAAGTGGTGGAATTTGTTTAGCACAAATTATGAAACAAATTGAACCTTATGAATTAAGTGAGTTTGGGCATAATTCCCTTAAATCCATTCAAGTAATTACAGAAGCCGAAAGACGTGCGTATGCTGATCGAAGTTTTTATTTAGGCGATCCTGATTTTGTAAACATTCCGCAAGACCAATTAATTAGCGAAAGTTACGCGTCTAATAGGATGAAAGATTTTAGTTTTGAGTCAGCAACGCCTTCAACAAATATAAAACATGGCGATGTTCAGGTTATTGAAAGTGACGAAACAACGCATTATTCTATTGTCGATCAATTCGGTAATGCAGTTGCTGTAACCACAACATTAAACTCTGGTTATGGTTCTAAATTGTATTCAGAAGGATTAGGTTTCTTTTTTAATAACGAAATGGATGATTTTTCAAGTAAACCAGGCGAACCAAATGTATACGGATTAATTGGAGCAGAAGCAAACAGTATCTTACCTGAAAAACGTATGCTAAGTTCTATGACGCCAACTATTGTTGAAAAAGACGGAAAATTATATATGGTTGTTGGTACACCTGGCGGATCTACCATTATCACTAGTGTGATGCAAGCTATAATTAATGTGCATGAGTTTGACATGAGTATGCAAGAAGCGGTAGAAGCACCTAGATTTCATCATCAATGGTTGCCTGACGAAATTAGAGTAGAGCCAAACGCTTTTAATGAAGAGTTGACTAATAAATTAGAAGAAAAAGGGTATATTATAAACACAAATCGTACACCTGTAATTGGTAAAGTAGATGCTATTTTAGTAAAAGAAAACGGGCAATTAGAAGGTGGCGCAGATCCAAGAGGAGACGATACCGCAGTTGGATTTTAA